From a single Ensifer adhaerens genomic region:
- a CDS encoding lactose-binding protein yields the protein MTTTFKTSLAALVFSTTSILAMTAAQAKDITVWCWDPNFNVAIMKEAGAIYSKTHPDIKINVVDFAKADVEAKLQTTLASGVTTSLPDIVLIEDYGAQKYIQSFPGAFASMNDVVDYSKFAPYKVKLATVDGKTYSMPFDSGVTGLYYRKDYLEQAGFKPEDMQNLTWDKYIEIGKKVAEKTGHKMMGLDPNDAGLIRIMMQSAGGWYFNDKGELNITGNEALKAALTTEGKLIASGITKPASGWADWVGTFTSGDVASVITGVWITGTIKATKDQENKWGVTAIPKLDIKGATDASNLGGSSWYVLASSPEKKEAIDFLNSVYGKDVDFYQKILVDQGAVGSLMEARKGAAYETADKFFGGDKIWQKFADWLSKVPSVNYGVFTNEVDAAVASQLPAIGKGGDVDAALKAIEAQAKSSMQ from the coding sequence ATGACCACGACTTTCAAGACCTCGCTGGCGGCCCTTGTCTTCAGCACGACCAGCATCCTGGCGATGACGGCGGCTCAGGCGAAGGACATCACCGTCTGGTGCTGGGACCCCAATTTCAACGTCGCCATCATGAAGGAAGCCGGCGCGATCTATTCGAAGACGCATCCGGACATCAAGATCAACGTCGTCGACTTCGCGAAGGCGGACGTCGAGGCCAAGCTGCAGACGACGCTGGCGTCCGGCGTGACCACGAGCCTGCCCGACATCGTTCTGATCGAAGACTACGGCGCTCAGAAGTATATCCAGTCCTTCCCCGGCGCTTTCGCGTCGATGAACGACGTTGTCGATTACTCCAAGTTCGCGCCCTACAAGGTCAAGCTCGCCACCGTCGACGGCAAGACCTATTCCATGCCCTTCGATTCCGGCGTGACTGGTCTCTATTACCGCAAGGACTACCTGGAACAGGCCGGTTTCAAGCCCGAAGACATGCAGAACTTGACCTGGGACAAGTATATCGAGATCGGCAAGAAGGTCGCAGAGAAGACCGGCCACAAGATGATGGGTCTCGACCCGAACGATGCCGGCCTCATCCGCATCATGATGCAGTCGGCCGGCGGCTGGTATTTCAACGACAAGGGTGAACTGAACATCACCGGCAACGAAGCGCTGAAGGCTGCCCTCACGACCGAAGGCAAGCTGATCGCCTCCGGGATCACCAAGCCGGCGTCCGGCTGGGCCGACTGGGTTGGCACCTTCACATCCGGCGACGTCGCGAGCGTCATTACCGGTGTGTGGATCACCGGCACGATCAAGGCGACGAAAGACCAGGAAAACAAGTGGGGCGTCACCGCAATCCCGAAGCTCGACATCAAGGGCGCGACCGACGCCTCCAACCTCGGCGGCTCCAGCTGGTACGTTCTGGCCTCTTCGCCCGAGAAGAAGGAAGCCATCGACTTCCTGAACTCTGTCTATGGCAAGGATGTCGATTTCTACCAGAAGATCCTCGTCGACCAGGGCGCGGTCGGCTCGCTGATGGAAGCCCGCAAGGGCGCGGCCTATGAAACGGCCGACAAGTTCTTCGGCGGCGACAAGATCTGGCAGAAATTCGCCGACTGGCTCTCGAAGGTTCCCTCGGTCAACTACGGCGTCTTCACCAATGAAGTCGACGCAGCCGTCGCCTCGCAGCTGCCGGCCATTGGCAAGGGCGGCGATGTCGATGCGGCCCTGAAGGCCATCGAGGCGCAGGCCAAGTCTTCGATGCAGTAA